One window from the genome of Pedococcus badiiscoriae encodes:
- a CDS encoding NUDIX hydrolase has translation MSRTVLARLRDVPFADGSAAHVELVRSDEPVPEAEVFAAMVVLQDADGRYAVVFSPRRDEWGPPGGAREPGETVVECVLREVREETGLVLAGEDLAPWGQERFEPQSAGRWPAAGGAMQLYRARIGVAAPQLRAAEDDAVDPHWVSVEEFRSLSGDRFWWPLIEEAPPSGPRAHAPG, from the coding sequence ATGAGCAGGACCGTGCTCGCCCGGCTGCGGGACGTTCCCTTCGCCGACGGTTCCGCGGCCCACGTCGAGCTGGTGCGCTCCGACGAACCCGTGCCGGAGGCCGAGGTCTTCGCGGCGATGGTGGTGCTCCAGGACGCCGACGGCAGGTATGCCGTGGTGTTCAGTCCCCGACGCGACGAGTGGGGGCCACCCGGAGGTGCTCGCGAGCCCGGCGAGACGGTGGTCGAGTGCGTGCTGCGCGAGGTCCGCGAGGAGACCGGCCTCGTCCTGGCCGGCGAGGACCTCGCGCCCTGGGGGCAGGAGCGGTTCGAACCGCAGTCGGCGGGGCGCTGGCCGGCCGCCGGGGGCGCGATGCAGCTCTACCGGGCCCGTATCGGCGTGGCCGCACCGCAGCTCAGGGCCGCCGAGGACGACGCGGTCGATCCCCACTGGGTCAGCGTGGAGGAGTTCAGGAGCCTCTCCGGGGATCGCTTCTGGTGGCCCCTCATCGAGGAGGCGCCGCCGTCAGGGCCTCGAGCTCACGCGCCAGGTTGA
- a CDS encoding ABC transporter ATP-binding protein produces the protein MTATPLTTDATSAPTARSVAARVVDLHKVYGKGEAQVRALDGVSIDIGRGEFTAIMGPSGSGKSTMMHCAAGLDSATSGEVYIGDVDLTQLKDKALTLLRRDRVGFVFQSFNLIPTLTAEENILLPLAIAGRTPEPAWFDTVIDTVGLRDRLSHRPSELSGGQQQRVACARALVSQPEIVFADEPTGNLDSTSGAEVLGFLRRSVDEFDQTIVMVTHDAHAAAYTDRVVFLADGKVVDEMRQPTAEKILERMAHLSTQGGA, from the coding sequence ATGACCGCCACCCCCTTGACCACCGACGCCACCTCGGCGCCCACCGCGCGATCGGTTGCGGCCCGGGTCGTGGACCTGCACAAGGTCTACGGCAAGGGGGAGGCGCAGGTCCGGGCCCTCGACGGCGTCAGCATCGACATCGGCCGCGGGGAGTTCACCGCGATCATGGGGCCCTCGGGCTCGGGCAAGTCGACGATGATGCACTGCGCCGCCGGCCTCGACTCCGCGACGTCGGGCGAGGTCTACATCGGTGACGTCGACCTGACCCAGCTCAAGGACAAGGCGCTGACCCTGCTCCGTCGCGACCGCGTCGGGTTCGTCTTCCAGTCGTTCAACCTCATCCCCACACTCACTGCGGAGGAGAACATCCTGCTGCCGCTGGCCATCGCCGGCCGCACGCCCGAGCCGGCCTGGTTCGACACCGTCATCGACACCGTCGGGCTGCGCGACCGGCTCAGCCACCGACCGAGCGAGCTGTCCGGTGGCCAGCAGCAGCGCGTCGCCTGCGCACGGGCCCTGGTCAGCCAGCCCGAGATCGTCTTCGCCGACGAGCCCACCGGCAACCTCGACTCGACGTCGGGGGCCGAGGTGCTGGGCTTCCTGCGACGCAGCGTGGACGAGTTCGACCAGACGATCGTCATGGTCACCCACGACGCCCACGCCGCCGCCTACACCGACCGCGTCGTCTTCCTCGCGGACGGCAAGGTCGTCGACGAGATGCGCCAGCCCACCGCCGAGAAGATCCTCGAGCGGATGGCGCACCTGTCCACCCAGGGTGGCGCCTGA
- a CDS encoding WXG100 family type VII secretion target, translated as MSAQFTVDTGRIQAASGDIARISSEIDGQVTAMMARLNGLQGAWTGTASARFQILVAEWQGTQKQVRASLDSIGGVLAAAGAHYAETEAQTLRMFS; from the coding sequence ATGTCGGCACAGTTCACGGTGGACACCGGGCGGATCCAGGCGGCTTCCGGTGACATCGCCCGGATCTCCAGCGAGATCGACGGCCAGGTCACGGCCATGATGGCCCGGCTCAACGGACTCCAGGGCGCCTGGACCGGCACCGCCTCCGCGCGGTTCCAGATCCTCGTCGCCGAGTGGCAGGGCACCCAGAAGCAGGTGCGTGCCTCCCTCGACTCGATCGGTGGCGTGCTGGCGGCCGCCGGCGCGCACTACGCCGAGACCGAGGCGCAGACCCTGCGGATGTTCAGCTGA
- a CDS encoding ABC transporter permease, whose product MLRASWKSLMGRKLRLFMSGFAIILGVSFVSGSLIFTDTLGKAFSGIVDTVGDVVVRPASVNGNFDSAPSSATLPGSMVRSLASVPGVARVDGNVSDPTTFVVSTKGKLIGGQGAPGLGLSWNDAPTASGEPPAHITRGRSPHQKGEVVLDAGTAERAGYRIGDVVTLATSSPTPIVRATLVGLAEFKSGLVGATLTFFDTKTAQGLYLGGKDEYTDAWVTAKDGVSQKDLAKAVQARLPAGYQAVTGEAVAKESQNSINKALSFINTFLLVFAGIALFVGSFLIINTFSILVAQRSRELALFRALGAARRQVTRSVLFEAFVVGLVGSTVGLGLGFVLALGIKALFAQFGLDLTGSPLVFQWPTAMWSYAVGLLVTMVAAYLPARRAGRMPPVAAMRDDVALPESALRWRLLVGGVLMVGGLVAGYLGAFTSVDNSALYVGGGVFGLLLGVALTSPVIGRPVIAACGLVYRRLFGTVGVMAEQNAIRNPRRTAATASALMIGLTLVSMMSVFGASAKASVDKSIADNFVADYVVSNAIGQPFSSSITTDVAKVPGVEVATPVRYTVFRKGGDRQFAAAVDPATFARAVPIEVLHGTLSSLTGNTIMLTDKSAKALGLGVGDTVKASIAAGKPATYTVVAIYRSMEAMDIPVLTSIATATANGRPQQDSLTFVVRQPGADKKAIEAGIDKVIADLPTVTLKDQNAFAAEQRAPIDQLLYLIYALLGLAVVIAVLGIVNTLALSVIERTREIGLLRAVGLSRRQLRTMLRLESVAIALLGAVLGVVLGLAAGWGLQRSLADSGITVLAIPVPQLAIFVVLAGVVGVLAALWPGRRASRLDVLKAITTE is encoded by the coding sequence ATGTTGCGCGCCAGCTGGAAGAGCCTCATGGGCCGCAAGCTGCGGCTGTTCATGAGTGGGTTCGCGATCATCCTCGGCGTCTCGTTCGTCTCCGGGTCGCTGATCTTCACCGACACCCTCGGAAAGGCGTTCAGCGGCATCGTCGACACGGTCGGTGACGTCGTGGTCCGGCCTGCCAGTGTCAACGGCAACTTCGACAGTGCCCCCTCGTCGGCAACCCTGCCCGGGTCGATGGTGCGAAGCCTCGCGTCCGTGCCCGGCGTGGCCCGCGTCGACGGCAACGTCTCGGACCCGACCACCTTCGTCGTGTCCACCAAGGGCAAGCTCATCGGCGGCCAGGGTGCCCCGGGGCTGGGCCTGTCGTGGAACGACGCCCCGACCGCGTCGGGCGAGCCCCCGGCACACATCACGAGGGGGCGCTCGCCGCACCAGAAGGGCGAGGTCGTCCTCGACGCCGGCACCGCGGAGCGCGCCGGCTACCGGATCGGCGACGTGGTCACGCTGGCCACCAGCAGCCCCACGCCGATCGTCCGCGCCACCCTGGTGGGCCTCGCCGAGTTCAAGTCGGGGCTGGTGGGTGCGACCCTCACCTTCTTCGACACCAAGACCGCCCAGGGCCTCTACCTCGGTGGCAAGGACGAGTACACCGACGCCTGGGTCACGGCCAAGGACGGCGTCAGCCAGAAGGACCTCGCCAAGGCCGTCCAGGCCAGGCTGCCCGCCGGCTACCAGGCCGTGACGGGCGAGGCCGTCGCCAAGGAGTCTCAGAACTCGATCAACAAGGCGCTGTCGTTCATCAACACCTTCCTGCTGGTCTTCGCGGGGATCGCGCTGTTCGTCGGGTCGTTCCTCATCATCAACACGTTCTCGATCCTGGTCGCCCAGCGCAGCCGCGAGCTCGCCCTGTTCCGCGCCCTGGGTGCCGCTCGAAGGCAGGTGACGCGGTCGGTGCTGTTCGAGGCCTTCGTCGTCGGTCTCGTGGGGTCGACGGTCGGGCTGGGCCTCGGCTTCGTCCTGGCCCTGGGGATCAAAGCGCTGTTCGCGCAGTTCGGGCTCGACCTCACGGGGTCGCCGCTCGTCTTCCAGTGGCCCACCGCGATGTGGTCGTATGCCGTGGGACTGCTCGTGACGATGGTCGCCGCCTACCTGCCTGCTCGCCGAGCAGGCAGGATGCCACCGGTCGCCGCGATGCGCGACGACGTGGCCCTGCCCGAGTCGGCCCTGCGCTGGCGCCTGCTGGTCGGTGGCGTGCTCATGGTCGGTGGGCTGGTGGCCGGCTACCTCGGGGCCTTCACCTCCGTCGACAACTCGGCGCTGTACGTCGGCGGCGGTGTGTTCGGGCTGCTGCTGGGGGTGGCGCTGACGAGTCCCGTCATCGGTCGTCCGGTCATCGCAGCCTGCGGCCTCGTCTACCGACGGCTGTTCGGGACGGTCGGGGTCATGGCCGAGCAGAACGCGATCCGCAACCCCCGCCGCACCGCCGCCACGGCGTCGGCCCTGATGATCGGCCTGACCCTGGTGTCGATGATGTCGGTCTTCGGCGCGTCGGCCAAGGCTAGCGTCGACAAGTCGATCGCCGACAACTTCGTGGCCGACTACGTCGTGTCCAACGCGATCGGCCAGCCGTTCTCGTCGTCGATCACGACGGACGTGGCCAAGGTGCCGGGGGTCGAGGTGGCCACCCCGGTGCGCTACACCGTGTTCAGGAAGGGTGGCGACCGGCAGTTCGCCGCCGCGGTGGACCCGGCGACGTTCGCCCGGGCGGTGCCGATCGAGGTGCTGCACGGCACGCTGTCCAGCCTCACCGGAAACACGATCATGCTGACGGACAAGTCCGCCAAGGCACTCGGCCTCGGCGTGGGCGACACGGTCAAGGCCTCGATCGCCGCCGGCAAGCCGGCCACCTACACCGTCGTCGCGATCTACCGGTCGATGGAGGCCATGGACATCCCGGTGCTGACCTCGATCGCCACGGCCACCGCGAACGGGCGGCCGCAGCAGGACAGCCTGACGTTCGTCGTGCGTCAGCCCGGGGCCGACAAGAAGGCCATCGAGGCGGGCATCGACAAGGTCATCGCCGACCTGCCCACGGTCACCCTCAAGGACCAGAACGCCTTCGCGGCGGAGCAACGCGCGCCGATCGACCAGCTGCTCTACCTGATCTACGCCCTGCTCGGCCTGGCTGTCGTCATCGCGGTCCTCGGCATCGTCAACACCCTTGCGCTGTCCGTGATCGAGCGGACCCGGGAGATCGGGCTGTTGCGGGCGGTCGGCCTCAGTCGACGGCAGCTGCGGACGATGCTGCGGCTCGAGTCGGTCGCCATCGCCCTGCTGGGAGCCGTCCTCGGGGTGGTCCTGGGGCTCGCCGCCGGCTGGGGCCTGCAGCGCTCCTTGGCCGACTCCGGGATCACCGTGCTCGCGATCCCCGTGCCACAGCTCGCGATCTTCGTGGTGCTGGCCGGGGTGGTGGGCGTGCTCGCCGCCCTGTGGCCCGGCCGGCGGGCCTCGCGGCTCGACGTGCTCAAGGCGATCACCACGGAGTAG
- a CDS encoding DUF4031 domain-containing protein, giving the protein MTIWIDPPAWPAHGRLWSHLVSDTSYEELHDFAAAHGIPRRGFEGDHYDVPQERYAALVAAGAAPVDGREVVRILQRSGLRIQKRKHERVVEAVPGAPWLPPGSRADVIASRQDEAPANTVVVRLALVRGTELLVVKRPDGGWDLPSRTVGDQQPAEAVAAVAQSLTVSPRPTPLSPTLLGYVRNTVPTPDRTYPWPVPKACFAVYAQRLDAADDVTHGTWLPLDDAGSQLSQRHWWPLMEHLRHGDHRR; this is encoded by the coding sequence GTGACGATCTGGATCGACCCGCCCGCGTGGCCCGCGCACGGCCGGCTGTGGTCCCACCTCGTCAGCGACACGTCGTACGAGGAGCTGCATGATTTCGCTGCAGCGCACGGGATTCCGCGCCGAGGCTTCGAGGGCGACCACTACGACGTGCCGCAGGAGCGGTATGCCGCGCTCGTCGCGGCCGGGGCCGCGCCCGTGGATGGGCGCGAGGTGGTGCGGATCCTGCAACGCAGCGGACTGCGGATCCAGAAGCGCAAGCACGAGCGCGTCGTCGAGGCGGTACCCGGGGCCCCCTGGTTGCCACCGGGTTCGCGGGCCGACGTGATCGCCTCGCGCCAGGACGAAGCGCCGGCCAACACGGTCGTGGTGCGCCTTGCCCTGGTGCGCGGCACGGAACTGCTCGTGGTCAAGCGGCCCGACGGGGGCTGGGACCTCCCGTCCCGAACGGTCGGGGACCAGCAGCCCGCCGAGGCAGTCGCTGCCGTGGCGCAGAGCCTGACCGTCTCGCCCAGGCCCACGCCCCTGTCGCCGACCTTGCTCGGCTACGTCCGCAACACCGTGCCTACCCCCGACCGGACCTATCCGTGGCCCGTCCCGAAGGCCTGCTTCGCCGTGTACGCGCAGCGGCTCGACGCCGCGGACGACGTGACCCATGGCACCTGGCTGCCGCTCGACGACGCGGGATCCCAGCTGTCGCAACGTCATTGGTGGCCGCTGATGGAGCACCTGCGTCACGGGGATCATCGGCGATGA